A window of Bacillota bacterium contains these coding sequences:
- a CDS encoding 4Fe-4S dicluster domain-containing protein, producing the protein MAEAGWRVLERFLERWQAAPVRWLPARCVRARHRLGDCRACAEACPCGAILFGEAGGAAAVRVDGERCLRCGLCLAACPTEALRWEGAPPAPTRGPEGRRLRCTGAGPARPGEEAIPCLGALDLPALLESAARPLLLIHGDCAACPLARGRQAFAERLGQARRLAAWSDLTPLVGLCEERPGAPGAAAEEGPPVSRPAPGGGPRLSRRDLFRLAGREAGAGALAALPVPSGEAPPALWSDGHLPRATGSRRRRLAPWWPLAAGGPEGVGASRERAEGLPLWRLGSSAPDGATCQGCGLCAELCPEEALRLEQPEGGGRFRLLFEAWRCSGCGLCTAACPSGFLRLEPGLLPLEPGPAPLAEGELARCALCGTPFRSEGEGEDEDGGGLCPACRETAGRRLDRRA; encoded by the coding sequence GTGGCGGAGGCGGGCTGGCGAGTGCTGGAGCGGTTCCTGGAGCGCTGGCAGGCGGCGCCGGTGCGCTGGCTGCCGGCGCGCTGCGTCCGCGCCCGCCACCGCCTGGGCGACTGCCGCGCCTGCGCCGAGGCCTGCCCCTGCGGGGCGATCCTCTTCGGGGAGGCGGGAGGCGCCGCGGCGGTGCGCGTCGACGGCGAGCGCTGCCTCCGCTGCGGCCTCTGCCTCGCCGCCTGCCCCACCGAGGCGCTCCGCTGGGAGGGCGCGCCGCCCGCGCCCACCCGCGGCCCGGAGGGCCGGCGCCTGCGCTGCACCGGCGCCGGCCCCGCCCGGCCGGGCGAGGAAGCCATCCCCTGCCTGGGCGCGCTCGACCTGCCCGCCCTCCTGGAGAGCGCCGCCCGCCCGCTCCTCCTGATCCACGGCGACTGCGCCGCCTGCCCGCTGGCCCGCGGGCGCCAGGCCTTCGCGGAGCGACTCGGACAGGCCAGGCGTCTGGCTGCCTGGAGCGACCTCACACCGCTGGTCGGGCTGTGCGAGGAGCGGCCCGGGGCGCCCGGCGCGGCCGCGGAGGAGGGCCCGCCGGTCTCCCGCCCGGCACCGGGTGGCGGGCCGCGCCTCTCCCGCCGCGACCTCTTCCGCCTGGCGGGGCGCGAGGCGGGCGCGGGCGCGCTGGCCGCCCTGCCCGTCCCGTCCGGCGAGGCGCCGCCGGCGCTCTGGTCGGACGGCCACCTTCCCCGCGCCACCGGCTCGCGCCGGCGCCGCCTGGCACCCTGGTGGCCGCTGGCGGCCGGCGGGCCGGAGGGGGTTGGCGCCTCGCGGGAGAGGGCGGAGGGGCTCCCCCTCTGGCGGCTGGGCTCTTCCGCACCAGACGGTGCCACCTGCCAGGGCTGCGGCCTCTGCGCGGAGCTCTGCCCGGAGGAGGCGCTCCGCCTGGAGCAGCCGGAGGGGGGCGGGCGCTTCCGCCTCCTCTTCGAGGCCTGGCGCTGCTCGGGCTGCGGCCTCTGCACCGCCGCCTGCCCGTCGGGCTTCCTCCGGCTGGAGCCGGGCCTCCTGCCGCTGGAGCCCGGGCCGGCCCCGCTGGCCGAGGGGGAGCTCGCCCGCTGCGCGCTCTGCGGCACGCCCTTCCGGAGCGAGGGCGAGGGCGAGGACGAGGACGGGGGAGGGCTCTGCCCGGCCTGCCGCGAGACCGCCGGGAGGCGGCTCGACAGGCGCGCGTGA
- the nrfD gene encoding polysulfide reductase NrfD encodes MPDAQGLAQSTWGWPVIVYLFLAGVGAGACLFAWWAERRQGPESLVTAGRRLAAPLVAAGTLLLVFDLGAGRMHPLRILGLYSHPASVMTLGTWILSIFLVLSVVDGYGPLAGLRPPRWWAGLTALFALGVALYTGVLLGVVQAIPFWNNALLPVLFVLSAASAGMSAASLTALLVERGRVELEGFRDLHRALLVAEAAVLALYLYFAAHGPEAARLSYRLVVAGPLAPAFWLGLVGAGLALPALFELLAAPRLWARVLTRPAWLGLEAGLVLVGGLCLRLLVVGAGVPMRLL; translated from the coding sequence ATGCCGGACGCGCAGGGTCTCGCGCAGAGCACGTGGGGTTGGCCGGTGATCGTCTATCTCTTCCTGGCGGGCGTGGGCGCGGGCGCCTGCCTCTTCGCCTGGTGGGCGGAGCGGCGGCAGGGGCCGGAGAGCCTGGTGACGGCCGGGCGGCGGCTGGCCGCGCCGCTGGTGGCGGCGGGGACGCTGCTCCTGGTCTTCGACCTGGGCGCGGGGCGGATGCACCCGCTGCGCATCCTGGGGCTCTACAGCCACCCGGCCTCGGTGATGACGCTGGGCACCTGGATCCTCAGCATCTTCCTGGTGCTCTCCGTCGTGGACGGGTACGGGCCGCTGGCCGGGCTGCGGCCGCCGCGCTGGTGGGCCGGGCTGACGGCGCTCTTCGCGCTGGGCGTGGCGCTCTACACGGGCGTCCTCCTGGGCGTCGTCCAGGCCATCCCCTTCTGGAACAACGCGCTGCTGCCCGTCCTCTTCGTCCTCTCGGCCGCCTCGGCGGGGATGTCGGCCGCCTCGCTGACGGCGCTCCTCGTGGAGCGCGGCCGGGTGGAGCTGGAGGGCTTCCGCGACCTGCACCGGGCGCTGCTGGTGGCGGAGGCGGCGGTGCTGGCGCTCTATCTCTACTTCGCGGCGCACGGGCCGGAGGCGGCGCGCCTCTCCTACCGCCTGGTGGTGGCGGGGCCGCTGGCCCCCGCCTTCTGGCTGGGGCTGGTGGGCGCCGGCCTGGCGCTGCCCGCCCTCTTCGAGCTGCTGGCGGCGCCGCGCCTCTGGGCGCGGGTGTTGACGCGGCCGGCCTGGCTGGGGCTGGAGGCGGGCCTGGTGCTGGTGGGCGGGCTCTGCCTGCGCCTTCTGGTGGTGGGCGCGGGCGTGCCGATGCGGCTCCTCTGA
- a CDS encoding 4Fe-4S dicluster domain-containing protein, whose product MARYGMLIDLTLCAQCSACTVACEALYGLPAGESGVHLRSFETGRFPAVQRITLPVQCMHCQEPPCVQVCPTGATYRDPATGTVQMDYERCVGCRYCMTACPYGARQFDEAQGTVAKCVFCTSRVEQGLQPACVETCIGQARLFGNLGDPTSEVSRAIAERKAVPLHPELGTQPSVFYVF is encoded by the coding sequence GTGGCCCGCTACGGCATGCTGATCGACCTGACGCTCTGCGCGCAGTGCTCGGCCTGCACGGTGGCCTGCGAGGCCCTCTACGGGCTGCCGGCGGGCGAGTCGGGCGTCCACCTGCGCAGCTTCGAGACGGGGCGCTTCCCCGCCGTGCAGCGCATCACGCTGCCCGTCCAGTGCATGCACTGCCAGGAACCGCCCTGCGTGCAGGTCTGCCCCACGGGCGCCACCTACCGCGACCCGGCCACCGGGACGGTGCAGATGGACTACGAGCGCTGCGTGGGCTGCCGCTACTGCATGACCGCCTGCCCCTACGGCGCCCGCCAGTTCGACGAGGCGCAGGGGACGGTGGCCAAGTGCGTCTTCTGCACGAGCCGCGTGGAGCAGGGGCTCCAGCCGGCCTGCGTGGAGACCTGCATCGGCCAGGCCCGCCTCTTCGGCAACCTGGGCGACCCGACCAGCGAGGTGAGCCGGGCCATCGCGGAGCGGAAGGCGGTGCCGCTCCACCCGGAGCTGGGGACGCAGCCCAGCGTCTTCTACGTCTTCTAG
- a CDS encoding molybdopterin-dependent oxidoreductase, giving the protein MGNAGVGERRISRRRFLAGSGAAVAGLALAGSLARRARPGGRAWAASAPPSAPEKLVPSICQMCSTHCGILVHVRDGKITRITGNPEDPVSRGRLCARGQAGLQVVYDPDRLRQPLRRDASGAFRPVSWEQAFREIGAKLAELRSKEGPQALVWLTHPEVLASWEQRFLNAYGSPNWTPHAPTCYSSRNVGWLATLGAVPSGDYANTRYYVSFGRGINDGISNPQVQGLMTARRHGAHLVAFDPRLSGFASLADEWVPVRPGTDLAVVLAMIHVLIAERLVRPEAVAQTVGFEELARAVAPYTPDWAAEKSGVDAATITRIARGLAAAAPAAFVDPGWHGPQGGMYWNGVALTRATACLNALLGNLGQKGGLKLPGASPLPDEKSLALLQPIPEAPKLPRFDGAGGPEWPLAKGMGRAQALPEVIESGKPYPVRAVVVYHTNPVRAYPDGDRLVRALRKLDLVVVIDHQMSDTAWTAADYVLPESTYLERLGPVQVSGGNLVLPQPAIPPIYDTLGEDEILRRLAQATGLGAAFGYTLEEYNAALLAPLGLRPADLAEREVPLPVRAPAAAQPAALKTPSGKIELASSAMVQAGGPAVPVWEPPLVEPDGGNFRLITGHVPMHTHTSTENLAYLHALMPENQLWIHPSRARALGIAEGDLVEVRSEVASQRLKAHLTEGIVPEAVWMAHGFGCISPAQRLAYGKGASDAVLTPVRSAPYSGACAAAETLVTVRKVV; this is encoded by the coding sequence GGGCGCGCCTGGGCGGCCTCGGCGCCGCCCTCCGCACCGGAGAAGCTCGTCCCCTCCATCTGCCAGATGTGCTCGACGCACTGCGGCATCCTCGTCCACGTCCGTGACGGGAAGATCACGCGCATCACCGGCAACCCGGAGGATCCGGTCAGCCGCGGCCGGCTCTGCGCCCGGGGCCAGGCGGGCCTGCAGGTGGTCTACGATCCCGACCGGCTGCGCCAGCCGCTCCGGCGTGACGCCTCCGGCGCCTTCCGGCCCGTCTCCTGGGAGCAGGCGTTCCGGGAGATCGGTGCCAAGCTGGCCGAGCTGCGGTCGAAGGAAGGACCGCAGGCTCTGGTCTGGCTGACGCACCCCGAGGTGCTGGCCAGCTGGGAGCAGCGCTTCCTGAACGCCTACGGCTCGCCCAACTGGACGCCGCACGCGCCCACCTGCTACTCCAGCCGGAACGTCGGCTGGCTGGCCACGCTGGGCGCCGTCCCCTCGGGCGACTACGCCAACACGCGCTACTACGTCTCCTTCGGCCGGGGCATCAACGACGGCATCTCCAACCCCCAGGTGCAAGGACTGATGACGGCCCGCCGCCACGGCGCCCACCTGGTCGCCTTCGACCCGCGGCTGAGCGGCTTCGCCTCGCTGGCCGACGAGTGGGTGCCGGTCCGGCCGGGGACCGACCTGGCGGTCGTCCTGGCCATGATCCACGTTCTGATCGCCGAGCGCCTCGTCCGCCCCGAGGCGGTCGCCCAGACGGTGGGCTTCGAGGAGCTGGCGCGGGCGGTGGCCCCCTACACGCCCGACTGGGCGGCCGAGAAGTCGGGCGTCGACGCCGCCACCATCACCCGCATCGCCCGCGGGCTGGCGGCGGCCGCCCCGGCCGCCTTCGTCGACCCCGGCTGGCACGGGCCGCAGGGGGGCATGTACTGGAACGGGGTGGCGCTCACCCGCGCCACCGCCTGCCTCAACGCGCTGCTGGGCAACCTGGGGCAGAAGGGCGGGCTGAAGCTGCCCGGAGCCTCGCCCCTCCCCGACGAGAAGAGCCTGGCGCTCCTCCAGCCGATCCCCGAGGCGCCCAAGCTGCCGCGCTTCGACGGCGCCGGCGGGCCGGAGTGGCCGCTGGCCAAGGGGATGGGGCGCGCCCAGGCGCTGCCCGAGGTGATCGAGAGCGGGAAGCCCTACCCCGTCCGGGCGGTGGTGGTCTACCACACCAACCCGGTGCGAGCCTACCCCGACGGCGACCGCCTGGTCCGGGCCCTCCGGAAGCTGGACCTGGTGGTGGTCATCGACCACCAGATGAGCGACACCGCCTGGACCGCCGCCGACTACGTCCTGCCCGAGTCCACCTACCTGGAGCGGCTGGGCCCGGTGCAGGTCTCGGGCGGCAACCTGGTCCTGCCGCAGCCGGCCATCCCGCCGATCTACGACACGCTGGGCGAGGACGAGATCCTCCGCCGGCTGGCGCAGGCGACCGGCCTGGGCGCCGCCTTCGGCTACACGCTGGAGGAGTACAACGCGGCGCTGCTGGCGCCGCTGGGCCTCAGGCCGGCCGACCTGGCCGAGCGCGAGGTGCCGCTCCCGGTGCGCGCCCCGGCCGCCGCGCAGCCGGCGGCGCTGAAGACGCCGTCGGGGAAGATCGAGCTGGCTTCCTCCGCCATGGTCCAGGCCGGCGGCCCGGCGGTGCCCGTCTGGGAGCCGCCGCTGGTGGAGCCGGACGGTGGGAACTTCCGGCTGATCACCGGCCACGTGCCCATGCACACCCACACCTCGACGGAGAACCTGGCCTACCTGCACGCGCTGATGCCGGAGAACCAGCTCTGGATCCATCCCAGCCGGGCGCGCGCCCTGGGCATCGCGGAGGGCGACCTGGTGGAGGTCCGCTCGGAGGTGGCGAGCCAGCGCCTGAAGGCCCACCTGACGGAGGGCATCGTCCCCGAGGCGGTCTGGATGGCGCACGGCTTCGGCTGCATCTCCCCCGCCCAGCGCCTGGCCTACGGGAAGGGCGCCTCGGACGCGGTGCTGACGCCCGTCCGCTCCGCCCCCTACTCGGGCGCCTGCGCGGCGGCGGAGACGCTGGTCACCGTGCGGAAGGTGGTGTGA